In the genome of Falsirhodobacter halotolerans, the window TTGCCGTCATAGATCGGCTGCCCGCCCGCCACGACGCGGGGAATCACCCCAAGGCCGGAGGCGATTCGCGGATTGTGCGGAATGCGCCCCACATCGAGGATCAGCGCGGGGTCCAATTCGTCCGCGCTGCGGTTCAGGTCGATGAAGGCGCGCGGGGCGGTGGCCGCGATCAGGGTCGCGCCGTGGCGGGGGGCCGCGGCGAACAGGTCGTCCACAAACGCATCCTCGGACGACCGGATCGCGGTGCCCTTCAGGCGCGAACGGCCCAGAAAACCGGCCGGATAATTCCGCCCGCTGTGCGGAGAGGAGAAGACGAAGGCCCCCGTGTGCCCGTCGTCGGGGCGGGCCAGGCGATAGGCGCGGGCATCGGTCATCGGCGCATCCTCCTCATCCGCGATATAAGCGTGTTTCGCCCCGTGCCAAAAGCCCCTTGATCCCGTCTGCGACTCTGACTATAGACACGCCACACCGAAACGGGCGACGGCCCCGATCGGCAGCGTGGGCGGTTAGCTCAGCGGTAGAGCACTACGTTGACATCGTAGTGGCCACTGGTTCGATCCCAGTACCGCCCACCATTCGTCACCGCCCCGCAGGGGGCGCTGGTTCACCGCCCCTTCGGGGGCAATTTGTTTTTCAAGGCGCACGCGCGCCGCGATTAGGGGATAGAGAGATGAAGGTTGCGAACTCGCTCCGCTCGCTCAAGCTGCGCCACCGCGATTGCCAGGTCGTGCGCCGCCGGGGCCGCGTCTACGTCATCAACAAGACGCAGAAGCGCTTCAAAGCCCGCCAAGGTTGATCCTCGGACGCCGGGCTTCGGACACAGAATTTCAAAGGCCGTCGGGTTTTCCGGCGGCCTTTTGCGTTTGTGATGGGGTGGGCGCTTGACCGCCCCCGGATACCGCATCAGATCGCGCGGAATGCGGTTTCACACAACTCAGGCCCGGGCGTGGTGGCGCCCCTTGATGGCGGCGGCGCTTCTGGGCGCGATCCTGGCCGTGCCCGCGCGGCCCGTCTGGCCTGCGGCCGTGGTGCCGTTGGAACTGCCCGTGCTGCTGATGCTGGCCTTGGTGCCGGTTCTGCGGCCCCTGCTGCTGGGCGCGCTGATTCTGTCGCTTCTGGTGAAGCTGGCCGATATCGGCATTTTCGCCGCGTTTCACCGTCCGGCGGACCTGATCGCGGATTGGCCGCTGCTGCCCGCCGCGTGGCAGTTGGGGGCGGCCAATCTGGGCGCGGGACGGATGAGTGTGGGGATCGCCGCCGTTCTG includes:
- the ykgO gene encoding type B 50S ribosomal protein L36 — its product is MKVANSLRSLKLRHRDCQVVRRRGRVYVINKTQKRFKARQG